The genomic stretch attataattatttggttaaaacaCTTAAATGCCCTTAATACATCAAAATACTCAAGTTAAATCGAAGAATTTATATGTTTATAAAACGAAAAATGATTTATAATCGAATTCATAATAGAAATCATAGGTCAACTGGGGTGAATTTATTGTTTAAACCCTACTCTACACAATACGTGAAGTTCTTGATTGTGTCGTAGTATTCAGTCCAAATTTGAATTGACTTTAATTATCCCTTACCCAACAAActaattttcatatttagtcttaaaaTGGCCTAAAAAATAAGTAAAGTCAATGTCAAACGAGGTTGACTTCAACTAATTTACTCATCTTAATTCAAGTCGAACCTAAATcttcaaataaataatagaatcgtaaataatattattcattcttaaattttatattttataataatttggtATTTATACTTTAATTTGCCTCATTACGATTTAGTTATATgttaaaaaatccataaaaaaatattttatgacacATCATAAAAactacatgcatatatatatatatattatatataacatagaAGTTGTGATTTCCAATTATTGCCATGGTAATCGCTGCTACAAACATAGGGGTGAAATAATCAGGGTTGGCTTAAAGGTTGGTGGGATCGTAGACTATAGGCGGTAAGCGATAGATGATAGCAACGCAGTCGATCGCAgtgctttctttctctttccgtCCTAATCGGTGACCACATGTTTGTTGTCTCTTATTCTTGGTCCCATTCATCTTGCTAGCGACCACATCTCCTCATCTCACAGCTCTTGTTGGCATCCGCAATCTCCTTTCTCTAGTGTCTCTCTTATTCTCCAGCGTCTCTTCATCCTGGCATCTTTTTTAGCATCTCTTATCCTTCTCTTAGTGTAACATCTTTTTGGGGTCCTTTCCAGCtagtttggtttttttttgtctaaaattATTGAGTTTTCTTCcaagttaatatttttttaatttctcaaaaaattaagCCTAAGATTAAAGAGATTGTTTTTTTGcctataatatatttattacaaatttcatatataagtgaaattatgtatatataatatatatatttgtacaaaatcttcaaaatgtTAAGTGAAGGCCTTCGACAATCGCTggttatttgtttttattttatgtatttgtaatgtgataattttttaataaagtgTGAcgaaatttgagatgaaaaagtAATTTATAACAAgatcaaaaatttaattattgttataaGATAAATAGAAGTATAAAGATTATTTTGTTATAGAGCATATAGATTTAATGGACCAACTATGTTATTACCTattaataaaagataaataCTTGCCCCTAGGGCATAGCTCCGCTGGCAAAGGAAGAACCTCTTGGGGTGATACTTTTTGGGTTTTCAGATTTCATGTTTGAGCCATGTCCAGGGGAGGAAGTTCAGCAGTCAGAAGTgatcttgaaaaattaaaaaatgcttgTCGCTCTCATGTTTGTAGTTATGCTATGGATCAAAACTGGCTGCTAAGTCCTTTGATTTACATCTCCTGCTGATATCGTGAGGTCAAACAGTGGGGGCACTTGTGATGGtgcgttaacaaaaaaaaaagaagaagagaaatactatatttataaattagtttGACAAATAATGATCACAAATTGACGTGAgatatataaatttacaatAGTCTTAcataagattaataataaatccaCTTATTACCGTAAGCGATTGttaattttgagttaaattattatgaatttatatgtGTTACGCCAGTTTGTAAAGATTATTTATGAAACTTATTTGTGGACATAACATTTCccgtaataaaaaattatctgttgagccaacttgtttatattaattaagttttgatgattaacaatttttttttatgatataaatgtatttctttctcatataaaaaaataaatttattttgaattaaaaatgagtacaaagaataaatttattttgaattaaaggtggatcgTTTTTAAACACGTTTTATTCTTTtcatcatttatgtctcaaaagtttatgtttgaatttttatttattgataaatatttttattatttatgaaaaaagtatatttattttgaattaaatgagaattacatttagacatattttctctttctcatacaaaaaataaatttattttgaattaaagataattagttttagacatgttttctcttactcatgaaaaaaaataaattattttgaattaaaagatattgcttttagacatattttattattttaatcatttatgtctcaaaaatttatatttgaattttcaaatcttgatttttcatacaaaaagtaaatttattttgaattaatgtgagacatgttttcttattatttgagaaagtctaaatattttttgaatttcaaacttcatattaaccattttttagtggctaaaatgcttataaataccctccaaactcattttttgagtatccatcgcacatattgcacatccaaacCTCCCAAAAGctttcaagctaattttcaaacattctaAAGCTCTCAaatattcattgttcatctaccgaAGAGCCATaaggcaagaaaagaaaaagatattgcAAAGGCGAATCCGATCTTTTCCATTCAAACTGAGGtcaccgtttatttatttatttaaatattattgtcttctatattttgtacttaattgcttatttgtgtccaagtgtggacaaattatttgtaacatttaaattattattaaggatCGTATATGTTTTTTAGAttcgttaaaatctaggtgaatctagtttccaaaatgaaatagagagaaaacCATAGTAGTTGCCtaaaacccattgtaatctaggtgtgtatctagttttcaatgtgagctagtgtggaaaccttggtcattttgatttattggaacCCCATTAGTGGTTAGATCTTGAGAGAATGGATTAGGTGTGTGtaaagacaccgaaccactataaattgtgttatgcctcattgtatttatttttgttatatattgtggtttacatttattattaatctcaaatataatttattatatttatcaaatatgtatttttcaataaaatcattaatcaagaatatttattaaaattgaaaaaaactaatcactcaattcaccctctcTCGAGTGGCTATACTCAAGGGACCAACAAAATGGGTTATAGGCAAAAGACAATTAAAAAAAGTCTAAaagccaaaatattttttttgacaaaaaatgtgtaattttcaCATAATGAACAAAGCGCAAACAAAATAACTCCCATATCAGAAAATATATTCGAGAGTTATATGAAAAATGATGAACATCATCCCATAAATGTCATAATTCTAATGAATAATAAAATGTAAGATAAACATTATGTATAAGAATTATGATTCTAGTGAATATATGAATATTACAATAAACATTATTTGAAAGAATCATAATTTTAAGAGATTTAAAAAAACTCAATACTTTTCTATGaatagatgattcatcatttttaaaaaagtacGTATTTGATACTGATTTTATTGGGGTGTTTTGAGTAGAGATTGACTTGAACTTTTTgaccatttttttattttatagagtTTAAGTGACTTaatgatgatattttttattaataaatttattgttgtattcgAGCGATAACCCCAAATACTAATTGAATACTTGGTGACACGTGTGTATTTGGGcattatgttatatatttaattaataagaatatataatatattaatataaaaatattaagttaaAACCCCGAAATACCCTCGGCTACGACCGAGGACCGGCTTTCCTCTGGTTTCTTCGTCTCCTTTTGACTGCAAATGGAATCATCCGGTGGTCAATTCCTACCTTTTCCCCATCGCTTGGTGGGAAAGAAAGTGAAGATATATAGAAAACAAAACCAAAGAGAAAGGAGGAGATCTATGGAGCGGGCTTCACAGTGAAGATGGAGTGTGCGATCCATCAGAACGAGTCGAAGAAGAGTCCTCCCTTCGGTAAAGACCGAAccaagttctctctctctctctctcatcggATCCGAGCTAAGAAAGCATCAGTCTGAGCAAGaatttcattctctctccaCGCCATAGATCTCGGCACACACCTCTATCTTTATATGAAAGATCGATTAGTTTGGTTACTGAATTGATACTCTTGAAGTGATAGTTGGTACGTTGAAATGACCTGCGAGAGCTAGGGCATGCGTGGTAATGGCGACGGAGCTAGGGCATATCTGGAGAGACTCGTACAAGGGGATGTCTTCCGACAATGTGAAGGGCTTGGTGTTGGCATTGTCCTCGAGCATCTTTATCGGGGCGAGCTTCATTGTCAAGAAAAAGGGATTGAAGAAGGCTGGTGCCTCTGGAATTAGGGCAGGTACTACCTCTTTTGGATGCACATATACTGGCTTTCACTTCAGACTGTTCCTTGAATTTGGGGGTCCGTAGCATTGAGAGAGGCGGCTGTAAATTTAATCACCAGGGCAATTGTAGTATTGATTTGCTAGCTTGCTGCATTTTGACTGCATTAGAGCATGCTATTAGCACAGATCAAGTGAATATGGAACATAATTTAGCAGTTGAAGCAATGGGCTTGGCAATGGTGGATTTACAGACGTATGGGTTAATGCATACATATGGTTTCGtagagttaaataaaaaaataaataaagaaagagacAGAAGTTGGAAAGAGCTGATCCAATCTGGATCTCAACGCAACAATATCAGGGCAGCACATTATTTAACATCTAAAATGCTCATTTGTAGAAACTGTATATTGCATTAATATGTACATGCTTTAATATTGAACATTTGCTTCATCCTGCACCTGTAGCATGTTTTTCAAGGCGAGTCCTTTCTTTATTTCTCCGGGATTTACTAGATGTATTTTCCTGGtcattaggtgtgtttttttaattgaaaaacattttttctCTATGTTGACAGGTTCTGGAGGTTACTCGTACTTGTATGAACCACTGTGGTGGGTGGGCATGATAACAAGTGAGTGTTGCATAATTCTTGCAAGTCTAATTATGAAAAGCATGCCTCCATGGCCGTGTATGAATTTGTCATTTGATTTGAAGATTTCTTACAGGCAGAGCAATGAAAGTGAATCTTAGCTACTTATTCATCCACTTGAATAGAAGCAAAAAGGATTCTCTGATCTTACTTATCAGAAGAAAAGGTGTTCAAATTTGTCATTATTGTGTGTTCGAATGTGAGAAAAATCATGTGGCCTTGTAGGATTAAATTATTACAGGTGATTGATGGTGAATTTTGTAAATGAGCCATGCATTATGCTTTTTAACATGGGGCATGAAATGTCAGGTCTATAATAGTCCCTTGTAGAAGGAAGGTAAGTGGGTGGGGAGGGCAAGGATTTTTGGTCTCTTCGCATAAATGGGGGAAAGCAATGCAGTGGGGAGTAAAGAATGCATCACAAGCTGGGCCTATTGTAGTGGATACTTCCTTAGTTGGACTACCAACTAGGTCACTGCATATCTATCTACTTGAACTGTGTACTAGCACCATGTTGTGTCTTGTGTCAGATCCCCCAAAACTGCAAACCTTTGGTTTCTGGACTAATACCAAAGTTTTGGGTATGAATGAGTGAATATGTCTTGTCACATTTGAATAGATTTGGTTTTTTCATAAAGTGCTACAGTGTAGGATCTCTTTTATTGTTCAAGTAGTTGAAATTACTTGGGAATAATTGAAATGCAGGATTTTATCTCCCTATTCACACTAGAGCAATTAAATGTTGTTTTGGCTATTCAATTTGTACTTCTTATTCCTTCATACAGTATTGAGGATTGAAGTATCTATTTGGGTTAAAAGTACATATTCAAAATAGAGATGTTGGTGTTCTCAGTAATTAATAAAGTTAAAGGACACTTTGGACAATCCCTAAATTCGTGGAATTTATCTTCTCCTTTCATGCAGCCACTCCAATGCAGGTGTAATTACATTTTGTTAACATGGTGCAAGTGTGGGCTTTATGTCAGACTTAAAGAAGTTCATAATTTCTATGCTTGTGAGTTGGACTTCTAAAGCTTGTCAAAGTTCTCTGGCCTGACTATTTTAAGCTGAAAGGCTTATCTGGAGGTTATTCCATGGGAAGATGTTGATGGGTGGATAAGCATAATTTGCTTTGCTAGTTAAcaagaattttattattgttgttgcttCTTTTGCAGATAATATTCTTCCTGTTTCTTCCaaccaaaaacaaataaaaagattagAAAACTCACCTCGATTCAAAATAGATGCTTTCCCTTTTCCTGGGGTCAACTACTTGGATTATTTTTCCCCATTCCCCTTAGTCAAGGGCTATAATTTTGTTTAAAGTACactatgtcattttttttttactattttgatcaaaattaattttggtcTCCCATGTCCCTTAGTAATGGTAATAGTATTGCACTCGATGGATATGGTTTCTCATCCCTActggggatttttttttatcttagttGTACATGCCCAAACTAtctcaccttttttttttctgagtcTATTTTCAATAGATTAAATTTTAGGAGGCATAAAAATTTGAAGTTTGGAGTGGGGCTACTTGGATCCTTGCTGGTTATAGTATGAGTGGATGCATATTTAAGAGCTAAGGGCAAGGCTGTGTATAAAAATGACCCTCCCCTGACCCTTGCAAAGTGGGGAGGCACAAGCATTGGGATCATATTCTAAGAGAATTCAAGGTTCTGCAGTACCATGAAAGTTTTTGTGGAAAGTTTAtttggaagaggaagaaaatttaGCCTTTAATCACTGATAGTTACTCCTTTATGTCATAAGGATTAAAGGAATAGTGATTCTTTTCTTCTCAGATTCTGCAGTGCCATGAGAATCTTTatggaaagtttttttttaatagatgtAATTGACGTTGGTTTACCATTTAAATGCTAAGCTGTCTGTGTGATTTGTGGCCACTTGTGCATTATCTTCTACATACTATACAACTTCCACAAGCAACTCAAATGTTCTAAACATTTTCTCTTGTGTCTCACCTTTTTTCCCCCCTGATAGTGAAAGGAAATTACTTGGAACTTTTCTTAGCTGCACCATATTCATATTATTCTAAGTACATATATTTCCTTGCTGTCCTGCTGCATGAGTTACTTCTAGTGTACAAAAGTTAATGACACGTCAGTTCTAATGGATAGTCCTTTTTTGTGACAGTGATTGTTGGAGAAATTGCAAATTTTGCTGCTTATGCATTTGCTCCAGCTATTCTGGTTACTCCTCTTGGTGCACTCAGCATTATTATCAGGCATGACTGAAAGATATATGCCATTTTTAAACTTTTCCTACCTGGTTTGACTGCTAATGTCCTAGTTGTACTGCAGTGCTGTACTGGCACGTATCATTTTAAAGGAGAAGCTGCATATTTTTGGGATTCTTGGTTGTGCTCTGTGTGTTGTGGGTTCTACCACAATTGTTCTGCATGCTCCTCAGGAACGTGAAATTGAATCTGTGAAAGAAGTGTGGGAACTTGCTACTGAGCCAGGTAGCTTTTGCTTTATGCTGAAGATGGGGAGAAGGCCTGATTTTTTTGCCCTAAAAATATTAATGCTTAACTTATTCGtgcaattaattttatattttaaatgtaaCAAATGATCCAAAATATTGTATTTCATGTTGGCAGGTTTTCTCTTGTATGCAGCTGTCGTGTTAACAGCAGTCTTCGTTCTTATATTTCAATATATCCCAGAATATGGTCAGACACATATAATGGTCTATATTGGGGTTTGCTCATTAGTTGGTTCTTTGTCGGTATGTGTTGATATTTAACAATTGGACTGTTGGAAACCTCTTCATTCTATCATTCCTATTTTAGTTCTCTACGGATTAGTTTATTCTGGGCATATTATATGACAGGTCATGAGTGTAAAAGCCCTTGGAATTGCCTTGAAGCTAACATTATCAGGAATGAACCAATTACTCTATCCCCAAACATGGTCTTTCGCTGTTGTAGTCATTACTTGTGTTATTACCCAGATGAATTATTTGAACAAGgtaacatttcttcttcttttttctttgttcttttcttaTCATGTGACCTTTCCAGGTATTATCTACATAATTTCCACCCCCTCCCCActtcccccccccaaaaaaaacaaACGTGCACGTATCAACAGTAAAAGCTTTCCTGCCTACCCTTTATCTTGAAAAGGTGAAACtcaaaagatttgaaattagGAGCAAAAGTCTTGTCTTACATTAATGATGTTCCAGGAGATGCAATCCATTTTCTTCTACTTCTGGCATCTGTTGGACCAAATTAATTAGCGTTAAACTGTATGGAGTGCCTGCTGAGTTTCCGTTTTAATGGTAGCATGCTTAGCAAGCGATCCaatttgcaaaagaaattattagTGTCCTGCTGATGAATAGgagcaaaaattttgaatgtgctatttataacaattatatagGTGGGTGCTTTTTCCTGCTGCTTTCCTTGTTTCCACTTCCACGAGTGGAATTTCACTTATTTCCATTGGCTCATACCAGTTCTTATATGATCTATTCATTAACCACAGTTTCTTTACTTTGAGTGCAGGCCCTTGACACATTCAACACAGCTGTTGTATCTCCCATCTACTATGTCATGTTTACATCTTTAACCATTTTGGCAAGCGTGATCATGTTTAAGGTAATTCTTTCAGGCAAAAACTATTAGTGCTGTGTCTGGAACTAGGATTTGTTGAaggaaatgaaaaggaaaataaattctattatgTGCTTGTAAGAATGCACGTGCATgagttatttttcattttcatttttcttttccttttttctttctgttgGGAATTCTAGCTGCAAAATAGAGggtaaaagataaatatatctgaTAAGAGTTGTTTACCTggtttttgtttatatttattttgttttgttcataTATATTATCGAGCAGGCCTATGGTATCTGTTGATTTATACTTCTCTGCTGTGTCTCCCTgcttctctctttccctctcccATTCTCTTTTGCAACAACTTCCACTGATATTCATTGGTGTCTGGATGATCAATTTCTTGATCGACAACTTTGTTATATCTGCTTTTgtgataatttgataaaaatttccCCGGTTTTCCATGATGAAAATATCCATAAATATGTCAACTCTGGCATAGAAAAGGTTGATAGAGAAATTTGATTTTACTGTAATCCTCGCCATATAAGACCATGATGGGTAATGCTGGTACTTTAGCAGGAAGCATAAAAGTGGATCTTGTTTCTGCTTTTGTTCATCCATGGATCTTTCTCAGCCATCAGGCAATAGATATTTGTTAGGGGAGCCCCTCTTTCCCCATCCAGCATGGCCAAGGAGAGCATGCCTCCTGATCCAGGCTATTTTTGATGGCGGGTCCTGACATTCTGGGCTACTGGTCTGTCTGTATTCTGCAGGTTGTTATCATGTTATAAGTACTGGAGTAAATGGTATTTTGTAAGACATCTAAGGtctcagtttttttttttttctccaaagaAAGAAGCTGGCTATTGCCTAGTGCCTAATTTCTTTATCAATTCCTAGTATGTCACACAGATTCCAATGCTGAAATTGGGACCAAGACACCTAATGTACAATTAGAAAAAGAACCTGAACCAATGGTATATCTTGAGTGTTGCTCAAAATTTGAATATTGATTTTGTGTGTAGGACTGGGATAGACAGAGTCCAACGCAGATTGTAACGGAAATGTGTGGTTTTGTGACCATCCTCTCAGGAACCTTTCTTCTTCACAGAACAAAGGACATGGTTGATGGTAAGCTCTCGCTTGTCTTTCTTGCATACAGTTTATCCTATTACATAGACAAGGTGCTTCAGAGACCAAGAATGGCCaggttttaattatatttctaaattttgagtTTGGAGTGTGTTTTCTTTGTCATTAAAAATCCTTTCTATTCCTGAAGCTGGAAAATCCTGGAGAAGCAGAACTAACACCTCGGTTCTAAGAACATAAATGAATGCGTCTTTTGAGTTTAGGTGTCTTGAGAATCaaaaacaaaactttaaaacacaaccaaacacACCCAAATCTTTCCATAAATGGGAGTGTTTGTGGATGAGGCCCTTTTCTCCTAATTCTAGATAATTCAAGTCTTCCTGTTGGATGAATAACATGTCAAATGAAATGCAGGTACGTGTTCATCACCTTCATCACGGCTTCCAAAACACACAGATGAAGAGGATGGTTTTGGATCAGAAGGCATTCCCCTAAGGAGGCAGGATGCTTTGAGATCAACATAGCATGCTGAGGGAACTCAGTAAtgtaaacttgtatttttacAGGCACTGGGGAGTATTAGATCCACCTTCACATGTTCTTCCTCAAGGCAACTGGAAAAGGAATTTTCAGCTTGTTCACTCCTTATCTCTTTCTGAAACATGAGTTGCAGCCACCATCAGAAGCCAGAGTCCTTCCCCTCCCCTCAGACAAAAGTGCGGATATATATCAGAGAATATTGGTTGTATAAGAGGAAATTGCTTAGCTGATGAACCTTGCCATCAAAAGTATGAAATTATCAGGTCTATATTGACATTCCATCCCTTTAGCTTTTCCATACTTGTACCTCCATTGACATACTGCTATTATAGTCCAATTTCAAAAGTCTCATATTCTTTTTGGAAACGAATAAATCTTCTGGTTGAATCTTTTCCCTcaagattttcattcttgtgCTTCAAATTGCCATTATGTCTATTGAGAAAGTTATGGTGCAGAAGTCAAGCAAGACCAAGGAAGGAATGGCTTCCAGTCTTGCTTAAACAATAACAGCTAACAGTGTAGGAATCCATGGGGATGTATAACTGAACCCTGTAATactttttcaacaaatttgtCTACAGCAAAGATCTACCCTCCTCTTATTTCCTCTATTCAAAGCCCTTATTACTACACGTGGAGGCAAACTTCTGGTAACCAAGATGCCTTGCGTTACAAATTCTAATAATATGCAGAATCTATACCTCAGTGTTACATATGGTGAAGGCAAACTCCTGATAACCACAATGCCTTGCACGACCCCATTCTAGTAACTCGGCAGGATCTGTGCCTCAGTGTTAGCTTTTGACTAGTGGCCTTGTGTTGAGTCCATTGTCTGCAAAAATGTAGCTCGACTAGGCTCTTATCTGGGCTTTTGCTTTAGGAGGCCGGATAGAGAAGCACAGTGGGTTGACTTGTAATTGCACTTCTCGCAGCACGATTGAAGCAATTCAATGACTCTAAAGACACCTACATGACTTGAAGGTacacaaaataagaatataaatgaTAACAATTCAATAAGGTCAGTAGTATTACAAGAATGGGATATATCAACCTATAAATCAAAgcaaacaacaacaatcacaagccttaattgTACTAGGTAGGATCAACTACATGAAATTTAGATCTCCTGCCATAGATCCATGGCCATATTCTTTATAAAGCCACTATATCTTATGTCATGCTTAAGGGCTTCTCACCAAATTTTCTTTGGTTTTACCCTCAcctttttgttataaatttcttccatttcatccacttaTCTTGCAAATACTTTCATTAGTGTTCTTCTCACATGTCCAAACTATCAATTAAAGCACACGACTAAAATTTATAGCACATTGTTCCCAGCTCACTGCTTACCAAGTGGGGAAATAACCAACATATAGCTTGCAATGGAGTTTATACAGGACgcagacaaaaaaaaaagtgtagtTATAAAAGACAGACCAGCTATATTCCAGGTTCAAAACAATGACAATAATACAAACATTAAACTGAAACCACTAGCAGCTAATTTAAAGAGGAACTACCCAACGTTTGTGGATCAGTAGACCTCCCAAACTATTGCAGAACATGCAGATCAAGGGTAGACTTGATTTGATTTAGAATTGTCCTTTCCATGAGGCTGTCAAAGGTTGACTGAATCAGACACACTGACAAATCTTGCTAGCAAGACACCAGAAAATGCACCCTGGTACTATGTATACAGACTTTAAATTATTGTAAGCACCacatattatagaaaataaaaattacacccTTAGATTAAATTTCATATTCAGGAGCCAATCTGAAACTTTATACAACTTCGTAGGCCACAAGGGGCTGCAGTAAACTCTAAAACATGTCTTCTTATTTGACACAGTTACAAGGGAAGATAGAAAGTGCAAACCAGATACTTCTCCTAGTGACATCAATCTGGCTTCATTTATTCATAGGTAGACATCGATAAAACAAAAGGATAATAAGATCACAGAAGAATCATGGACTTTCTAGAATGTTTACTGCCAACAAGTTCCTATTAATGTGGAATCTAATCTATTCTCCAAGGATCAGTTACCACTGAGTTCCGCATTCCTCCATGCAGGGTTTACCAGTGAGTGCCTTACGACTTCCTAACGTTAATAGCATTGGCAATGAAAATCTATGATGCTGCAAGTCCTGATTAGCAGCTAAAATAAACCCTAAAGCCTAAATTATCActgttttgtttcaaaattcaTGTTTAATCTCATTGTTTACATGCAATATATCGCACAGAAAGAGGCAAACATTTCACCATAGTTCATGAAGATCCCACACGAATTGAGTAACCTATCAACAGAAATCCAGATGCATTAAGCAAATCAGGTTCGCGCAATTGAGCATTCTCGC from Diospyros lotus cultivar Yz01 chromosome 9, ASM1463336v1, whole genome shotgun sequence encodes the following:
- the LOC127810482 gene encoding probable magnesium transporter NIPA4 isoform X1, which produces MATELGHIWRDSYKGMSSDNVKGLVLALSSSIFIGASFIVKKKGLKKAGASGIRAGSGGYSYLYEPLWWVGMITMIVGEIANFAAYAFAPAILVTPLGALSIIISAVLARIILKEKLHIFGILGCALCVVGSTTIVLHAPQEREIESVKEVWELATEPGFLLYAAVVLTAVFVLIFQYIPEYGQTHIMVYIGVCSLVGSLSVMSVKALGIALKLTLSGMNQLLYPQTWSFAVVVITCVITQMNYLNKALDTFNTAVVSPIYYVMFTSLTILASVIMFKDWDRQSPTQIVTEMCGFVTILSGTFLLHRTKDMVDGTCSSPSSRLPKHTDEEDGFGSEGIPLRRQDALRST
- the LOC127810482 gene encoding probable magnesium transporter NIPA4 isoform X3: MKVNLSYLFIHLNRSKKDSLILLIRRKVIVGEIANFAAYAFAPAILVTPLGALSIIISAVLARIILKEKLHIFGILGCALCVVGSTTIVLHAPQEREIESVKEVWELATEPGFLLYAAVVLTAVFVLIFQYIPEYGQTHIMVYIGVCSLVGSLSVMSVKALGIALKLTLSGMNQLLYPQTWSFAVVVITCVITQMNYLNKALDTFNTAVVSPIYYVMFTSLTILASVIMFKDWDRQSPTQIVTEMCGFVTILSGTFLLHRTKDMVDGTCSSPSSRLPKHTDEEDGFGSEGIPLRRQDALRST
- the LOC127810482 gene encoding probable magnesium transporter NIPA4 isoform X2, translating into MLVFSVINKVKGHFGQSLNSWNLSSPFMQPLQCRCNYILLTWCKCGLYVRLKEVHNFYALIVGEIANFAAYAFAPAILVTPLGALSIIISAVLARIILKEKLHIFGILGCALCVVGSTTIVLHAPQEREIESVKEVWELATEPGFLLYAAVVLTAVFVLIFQYIPEYGQTHIMVYIGVCSLVGSLSVMSVKALGIALKLTLSGMNQLLYPQTWSFAVVVITCVITQMNYLNKALDTFNTAVVSPIYYVMFTSLTILASVIMFKDWDRQSPTQIVTEMCGFVTILSGTFLLHRTKDMVDGTCSSPSSRLPKHTDEEDGFGSEGIPLRRQDALRST
- the LOC127810483 gene encoding cx9C motif-containing protein 4, mitochondrial-like encodes the protein MGERSKEPCKEACDIQARLSKNNFNPQRHASLIELLQSCCEKCNYKSTHCASLSGLLKQKPR